From the genome of Neomonachus schauinslandi chromosome 5, ASM220157v2, whole genome shotgun sequence, one region includes:
- the HDHD5 gene encoding haloacid dehalogenase-like hydrolase domain-containing 5, which yields MAVLRYLAAVRAARGLWWRAARASLGLPGPCPGRGCSVDAAQSPPTFGFLLDIDGVLVRGHRVIPAALEAFRRLVNARGQLRVPVVFVTNAGNILQHSKAQELSALLGFKVEPDQVILSHSPMKLFSQYHNKRMLVSGQGPLVENARVLGFENVVTVDELRMAFPVLDMVDLQRRPKTTPLPRNDFPAIEGVLLLGEPVRWETNLQLIMDVLLSNGNPGTGLATAPYPHLPVLASNMDLLWMAEAKMPRFGHGTFLLCLETIYRKVTGKELRYEGLMGKPSVLTYQYAEDLIRQQAERRGWAAPIQKLYAIGDNPMSDVYGANLFHKYLQMAKHDGAEERGADGLWKRRPSATQSCASILVCTGVYNPKGPEPTRPAQDAVEAPFHGHRDFSFSPGLMEASHIVNDVNEAVQLVFHKEGWAL from the exons ATGGCTGTTCTCCGCTACCTCGCGGCGGTCCGTGCGGCGCGGGGGCTCTGGTGGCGGGCAGCGCGCGCGTCGTTGGGGCTCCCGGGGCCCTGCCCTGGGAGAGGCTGCTCTGTGGACGCCGCACAG AGCCCACCCACTTTTGGGTTCCTGTTGGACATTGATGGAGTGCTGGTGCGGGGTCACAGAGTGATCCCTGCTGCTCTGGAAGCGTTCCGCAGGCTGGTGAATGCTCGTGGGCAGCTGCGGGTGCCTGTGGTCTTTGTCACGAATGCTGGGAATATCTTACAACACAGCAAAGCTCAGGAGCTGTCAGCCCTGCTGGGGTTCAAG GTGGAGCCGGACCAAGTCATTCTTTCTCACAGTCCCATGAAGCTTTTCTCACAATATCACAACAAGCGGATGCTGGTGTCTGGGCAGGGGCCCCTGGTGGAAAATGCCCGAGT ACTGGGCTTCGAGAATGTGGTTACTGTGGATGAGCTGCGGATGGCCTTTCCTGTGCTTGACATGGTGGATCTCCAGCGGCGGCCGAAGACCACG CCCCTTCCAAGGAACGACTTCCCTGCCATTGAAG GAGTGCTTCTCCTTGGGGAGCCAGTCCGCTGGGAGACAAACCTGCAGCTGATCATGGATGTCCTTCTCAGCAATGGGAACCCTGGGACTGGTCTGGCGACGGCCCCTTATCCCCATCTCCCTGTCCTGGCCAGCAACATGGATCTCCTTTGGATGGCTGAAGCCAAGATGCCCAG GTTTGGCCACGGCACCTTTTTGCTGTGCCTGGAAACCATTTACCGGAAAGTGACAGGCAAAGAGCTGAGATACGAGGGCTTGATGGGCAAACCCAGCGTCCTCACTTATCAGTATGCAGAGGACCTGATCCGGCAGCAGGCGGAGAGGCGGGGCTGGGCGGCCCCAATCCAGAAACTCTATGCTATCGG TGATAACCCTATGTCTGATGTCTACGGTGCCAACCTGTTCCACAAGTACCTGCAGATGGCGAAGCATGATGGGGCAGAGGAGCGGGGGGCCGATGGCTTGTGGAAGCGGCGGCCCTCAGCAACCCAGAGCTGTGCCTCTATCCTGGTGTGCACTGGTGTGTACAATCCCAAGGGCCCAGAGCCCACTAGGCCCGCCCAGGATGCAGTGGAGGCTCCATTCCATGGGCACCGGGACTTCAGCTTCAGTCCAGGGCTCATGGAGGCGTCCCACATTGTGAATGATGTGAACGAGGCTGTACAGCTGGTTTTCCACAAGGAGGGTTGGGCTTTGTAG